In one window of Acidobacteriota bacterium DNA:
- the pepT gene encoding peptidase T, which yields MISPQIRQFLARDVEARFLRYVQVHTTSDPRSLAVPSTRVQMDLLRILADELREIGLVDVELAAAGFVYATLPASDGAGGQSFGLLAHVDTSPDQPGEGVEPICHRQWDGSPIRFPKDSNLELTVADSPDLAHFRGDTIITAAGDTLLGADDKAGVAEIMTAIAALQRFPQLPHGEIRLCFTSDEEIGRGIEGIDLSRLPTSCYTLDGSFPGELEDECFDAWRVTLAVRGVGVHPGYAKDRMINAAAVAARLVSQLPADETPERTAERQGFYHLGRIEGGNEEATVHLLVRDFEIEENERRIAYLRQLASSFEVRYPGLGIHVEVTHQYQNMRDVLSRHRLIVERAEGAIGDTGLEVRRKAIRGGTDGSLLTAQGHPTPNIFAGGLLFHSRREWIASSSLAKAAETILHLARRWAE from the coding sequence ATGATCTCGCCGCAGATTCGGCAGTTTCTCGCCCGCGACGTCGAAGCACGCTTCCTGCGCTACGTGCAGGTTCACACCACCTCCGATCCGCGCTCCCTCGCGGTCCCCTCGACCCGAGTCCAGATGGACCTGCTGCGGATCCTCGCCGACGAGCTCCGGGAGATCGGCCTCGTCGACGTCGAGCTGGCGGCGGCCGGCTTCGTCTACGCCACCCTGCCGGCTTCGGACGGCGCCGGCGGCCAGAGCTTCGGCCTCTTGGCCCACGTCGACACCTCGCCGGATCAGCCCGGTGAAGGGGTCGAGCCGATCTGCCATCGCCAGTGGGACGGCTCGCCGATCCGCTTTCCGAAGGACTCCAATCTGGAGCTGACGGTTGCCGACTCGCCGGACCTCGCCCACTTCCGCGGCGACACCATCATCACCGCCGCCGGCGACACTCTGCTCGGGGCCGACGACAAGGCCGGGGTCGCCGAGATCATGACCGCCATCGCCGCCCTGCAGCGCTTTCCGCAGCTTCCCCATGGCGAGATCCGCCTCTGCTTCACCAGCGATGAGGAGATCGGCCGCGGCATCGAAGGCATCGACCTGAGTCGCCTGCCGACGAGCTGCTACACCCTGGATGGCAGTTTCCCGGGGGAGCTCGAGGACGAGTGCTTCGACGCCTGGCGCGTGACCCTCGCGGTGCGCGGCGTGGGCGTCCATCCGGGCTACGCCAAGGACCGCATGATCAACGCCGCCGCCGTTGCCGCGCGCCTGGTCTCGCAACTGCCCGCCGACGAAACCCCCGAGCGCACCGCCGAACGCCAGGGCTTCTATCACCTGGGTCGCATCGAGGGTGGCAACGAAGAGGCCACTGTCCACCTGCTGGTGCGCGACTTCGAGATCGAAGAGAACGAGCGTCGCATCGCCTACCTGCGCCAGCTCGCGAGCTCCTTCGAGGTTCGCTACCCGGGCCTCGGCATCCATGTCGAGGTCACCCACCAGTACCAGAACATGCGCGATGTCCTCAGCCGCCATCGCCTCATCGTCGAGCGCGCCGAGGGCGCCATTGGCGACACCGGCCTCGAGGTCCGGCGCAAGGCGATCCGCGGCGGTACCGACGGCAGCTTGCTGACCGCCCAGGGGCATCCGACGCCGAACATCTTCGCCGGCGGCCTGCTCTTCCACTCGCGCCGCGAGTGGATCGCGTCCTCGAGCCTGGCAAAGGCGGCCGAGACCATCCTCCACCTCGCCCGACGCTGGGCCGAGTAG
- a CDS encoding GNAT family N-acetyltransferase, which yields MTFSSSEEGARAAVEANMAEFVKQWNRWSGIEVHDDPEILQTVCDVPFPLFNNISRARLPEGREDQILDRILARSSAPLMWWIGPTTRPLDLADRLRARGLEQGDDLPGMALDLADLPSVPEVPDLEVRRVENDADLAAWSDVGAVGFGFPDFATAPFLDLFCAIGTEPPWHHFVARADGRPVATASLLEGAGVAGLYNVATIPEARNRGIAAEISRRALAVAADLGYRTAILQSTLMAVGVYRRLGFREVCKLTLFTGTPNRGETP from the coding sequence ATGACCTTCTCCTCGTCCGAAGAGGGCGCCCGCGCCGCCGTCGAAGCCAACATGGCCGAGTTCGTCAAGCAGTGGAATCGCTGGTCGGGCATCGAGGTCCATGACGATCCCGAAATCCTGCAAACGGTCTGTGACGTCCCCTTTCCGCTGTTCAACAACATCTCCCGGGCGCGCCTCCCGGAAGGTCGCGAGGACCAGATCCTCGACCGCATCCTGGCCCGTTCATCGGCTCCCCTGATGTGGTGGATCGGACCGACCACGCGGCCCCTCGACCTCGCCGATCGCCTGCGTGCCCGCGGCCTCGAGCAAGGCGATGACCTACCCGGCATGGCCCTCGACCTGGCCGATCTACCGAGCGTTCCCGAGGTTCCGGACCTCGAGGTCCGGCGGGTCGAGAACGATGCCGATCTCGCCGCCTGGAGCGACGTCGGCGCCGTCGGTTTCGGTTTTCCCGATTTCGCCACGGCGCCCTTCCTCGACCTCTTCTGCGCCATCGGCACGGAGCCCCCCTGGCACCACTTCGTAGCCCGCGCCGACGGCCGACCGGTGGCCACCGCCTCGCTGCTCGAAGGTGCCGGCGTCGCCGGCCTCTACAACGTGGCGACCATTCCGGAAGCGCGCAATCGCGGCATCGCCGCGGAGATCTCCCGGCGCGCCCTCGCCGTCGCCGCCGACCTCGGCTATCGCACCGCCATCCTGCAATCGACCTTGATGGCGGTGGGCGTCTATCGCCGACTGGGTTTCCGCGAGGTCTGCAAGCTCACCCTCTTCACCGGCACGCCCAACCGCGGTGAGACGCCATGA